In Vanacampus margaritifer isolate UIUO_Vmar chromosome 9, RoL_Vmar_1.0, whole genome shotgun sequence, the following proteins share a genomic window:
- the dbf4 gene encoding protein DBF4 homolog A isoform X3 — translation MKTAARVCRRTEGELVSRKRIKIMAQGTQRQTGAHWEGKAGKSGEKKSSVKSTKSRLPLLKPLAGKVFYLDLPTNRTAESLERDIKDLGGSVDKFFSKDIKYLVSNKRETKYVQCLRLDSPLPSPQSGQSSPCPHSNPLQPACGSDNTKSRSQGQADSFVTSRGRSLVEKDVKEKDILQTSKILSKALEWGVKIFYIDDVLKYIEKKKKTITSQCPIPTAAKVKAASTAKPTCQKSKVGRICKPFIKVEDSSRQYRPIYVNMTSMPELNLKTLAPHCPFSVDSKDAAGDKQRGNSGKLLACEGQTAGQKKNKDKKGGGYCECCMAKYGNLMTHLQSERHQSFSKSDAYQVLNHLVSPLHYNFTRFNTFIKRPKRSVSSVQLEIQPFGGLDVKAPEIIKEEQHQPADCPKERFSFQGTPRPQSAPQPPSDGRTSLTVSHRSKLSLTSRRKRLWPLNLSASSPQKTAQETAPSSGESVFQSPLLIPQVNFDAQVPHTDTHRHQEPQCKSYLGSPGVVTDQQEETDGAALQPAQ, via the exons ATGAAGACTGCGGCACGGGTATGTCGACGTACAGAGGGCGAACTTGTTTCCCGAAAGAGAATAAAAATTATGGCAcaaggcacacagagacaaactgGAGCTCACTGGGAag GTAAAGCTGGCAAAAGTGGTGAGAAGAAGTCGTCAGTGAAGTCAACGAAGTCCCGTCTGCCACTGCTCAAGCCTTTAGCTGGGAAAGTCTTCTATCTTGACCTGCCGACCAACAGAACAGCAGAGTCGTTGGAGAGAGATATAAAAGACCTCGGAGGG AGTGTTGACAAGTTCTTCAGCAAAGACATCAAGTATCTTGTATCCAACAAAAGGGAAACTAAATACGTGCAATGCTTGAGATTAGACTCGCCACTTCCCAGCCCTCAATCTGGACAGAGTTCACCTTGCCCACACTCAAATCCACTCCAGCCGGCCTGCGGTAGCGACAACACCAAGAGCAGGTCTCAGGGTCAAGCAGACTCG TTTGTCACAAGCCGTGGGAGGTCGTTAGTAGAAAAAGATGTGAAAGAAAAG GATATTTTGCAGACCAGCAAGATTCTGTCAAAGGCTCTGGAGTGGGGTGTAAAAATATTCTACATTGATG ATGTGTTGAAGTatattgagaagaaaaaaaagaccatcaCAAGCCAGTGTCCAATCCCTACTGCAGCAAAA GTGAAAGCCGCATCAACAGCAAAACCCACTTGTCAGAAATCCAAAG TAGGGCGGATCTGTAAACCTTTTATCAAGGTTGAAGATTCAAGCAG ACAGTACCGTCCGATCTACGTCAACATGACAAGCATGCCGGAGTTGAACCTGAAGACGCTTGCTCCTCATTGTCCCTTCTCGGTTGACAGTAAAGACGCTGCTGGGGATAAACAGCGAGGGAACAG TggcaaacttttggcctgtgaAGGACAAACTGCTGGTCAAAAGAAGAACAAAGACAAGAAAGGAGGCGGCTACTGTGAGTGCTGTATGGCCAAATATGGAAACTTGATGACA CACCTGCAAAGTGAACGTCACCAGTCTTTCTCCAAAAGCGATGCTTACCAAGTGTTGAACCACCTGGTATCACCCCTTCACTACAACTTCACCCGTTTCAACACTTTTATTAAAAG GCCCAAGCGCAGTGTTTCGTCTGTTCAACTTGAAATCCAACCATTTGGGGGACTTGATGTCAAAGCCCCAGAGATCATTAAAGAGGAGCAGCACCAACCTGCTGACTGCCCCAAGGAAAGGTTTTCTTTTCAAGGCACTCCACGCCCCCAGTCtgctcctcagcctcccagtgATGGCAGGACTAGTCTGACTGTCTCACACAGGTCAAAACTAAGCCTTACCTCACGTCGTAAACGGCTGTGGCCACTCAATTTGTCGGCATCCTCCCCTCAAAAAACTGCACAGGAAACTGCCCCCTCTAGTGGTGAAAGTGTGTTCCAAAGCCCCCTATTAATTCCTCAGGTCAACTTTGATGCGCAAGTACctcatacagacacacacagacatcagGAGCCACAATGTAAGTCATACTTGGGAAGCCCCGGTGTCGTCACAGATCAACAAGAGGAGACTGACGG AGCTGCTCTCCAACCGGCACAGTGA
- the slc25a40 gene encoding mitochondrial glutathione transporter SLC25A40 isoform X2, with amino-acid sequence MSDQRPSAPAKDNGITPIQQMVASCSGALLTSLFVTPLDVVKIRLQAQKNNFSKGKCFVYCNGLMDHICVCTNGNKAWYKSSGQFNGTADAFVKIVRNEGVRSLWSGLPPTLVMAVPATVIYFTCYDQLRARLKVKMGQHEQFAPMVSGAVARVGAASVISPIELLRTKLQSEKLSYRQLRTCVRTAVQAEGWLSLWRGLGPTLLRDVPFSAMYWYNYERGKQWLCQRYGTREPTFAMTFVSGATSGTIASILTLPFDVVKTRRQVELGELQAMNLSHKASSTITVMKKIVTQHGVQGLFAGFLPRVSKVAPACAIMISSYELGKDFFRKYNHDRVLGQMHTSNT; translated from the exons ATGAGCGATCAACGTCCCTCGGCACCGGCCAAAGATAACGGCATTACTCCAATCCAACAGATGGTGGCGTCCTGCTCCGGAGCGTTGCTCACTTCTCTGTTTG TTACACCTTTAGATGTTGTGAAGATCAGACTTCAAGcacagaaaaataatttctcTAAAG GAAAATGCTTTGTCTACTGCAACGGCCTTATGGaccacatttgtgtgtgtacgAATGGCAACAAGGCTTGGTATAAATCATCAGGACAGTTCAATGGCACAGCG GACGCGTTTGTCAAGATCGTACGCAACGAAGGAGTCAGGTCCTTATGGAGCGGTCTTCCTCCAACCCT TGTAATGGCCGTGCCTGCGACCGTCATCTACTTCACTTGTTACGACCAGCTGCGTGCGCGATTGAAGGTCAAGATGGGCCAACACGAGCAATTCGCTCCTATGGTGTCGGGGGCTGTCGCTAGAG TGGGCGCGGCCTCCGTGATCAGCCCAATCGAGCTTCTGCGCACCAAGCTGCAGTCAGAGAAGCTGTCGTACCGGCAGCTGAGAACCTGCGTGCGCACGGCCGTGCAGGCGGAAGGCTGGCTGTCGCTGTGGCGAGGCCTGGGGCCCACGCTGCTCCGGGACGTTCCCTTCTCCGCCATGTACTGGTATAACTACGAGCGTGGCAAGCAGTGGCTGTGTCAGCGCTACGGCACCAGGGAGCCCACCTTTGCCATGACCTTCGTGTCCGGCGCCACGTCCGGCACG ATTGCGTCCATCTTAACGTTGCCGTTTGATGTGGTCAAAACCAGAAGGCAGGTGGAACTCGGGGAGCTGCAAGCGATGAATT TATCGCACAAGGCCTCCTCCACTATCACTGTGATGAAGAAGATTGTGACGCAGCACGGCGTTCAAGGCCTGTTTGCAG GTTTCCTCCCTCGGGTGAGCAAAGTGGCGCCGGCATGCGCCATCATGATCAGCAGCTACGAGCTGGGGAAGGATTTTTTCCGCAAGTACAACCACGATCGGGTACTTGGACAAATGCACACCAGTAACACCTGA
- the dbf4 gene encoding protein DBF4 homolog A isoform X1: MKTAARVCRRTEGELVSRKRIKIMAQGTQRQTGAHWEGKAGKSGEKKSSVKSTKSRLPLLKPLAGKVFYLDLPTNRTAESLERDIKDLGGSVDKFFSKDIKYLVSNKRETKYVQCLRLDSPLPSPQSGQSSPCPHSNPLQPACGSDNTKSRSQGQADSFVTSRGRSLVEKDVKEKDILQTSKILSKALEWGVKIFYIDDVLKYIEKKKKTITSQCPIPTAAKVKAASTAKPTCQKSKVGRICKPFIKVEDSSRQYRPIYVNMTSMPELNLKTLAPHCPFSVDSKDAAGDKQRGNSGKLLACEGQTAGQKKNKDKKGGGYCECCMAKYGNLMTHLQSERHQSFSKSDAYQVLNHLVSPLHYNFTRFNTFIKRPKRSVSSVQLEIQPFGGLDVKAPEIIKEEQHQPADCPKERFSFQGTPRPQSAPQPPSDGRTSLTVSHRSKLSLTSRRKRLWPLNLSASSPQKTAQETAPSSGESVFQSPLLIPQVNFDAQVPHTDTHRHQEPQCKSYLGSPGVVTDQQEETDGYERPTRQAGENISDLDGEHLSSQSCSPTGTVRRKVRYYKRQRWKLDAICEEDVTE, translated from the exons ATGAAGACTGCGGCACGGGTATGTCGACGTACAGAGGGCGAACTTGTTTCCCGAAAGAGAATAAAAATTATGGCAcaaggcacacagagacaaactgGAGCTCACTGGGAag GTAAAGCTGGCAAAAGTGGTGAGAAGAAGTCGTCAGTGAAGTCAACGAAGTCCCGTCTGCCACTGCTCAAGCCTTTAGCTGGGAAAGTCTTCTATCTTGACCTGCCGACCAACAGAACAGCAGAGTCGTTGGAGAGAGATATAAAAGACCTCGGAGGG AGTGTTGACAAGTTCTTCAGCAAAGACATCAAGTATCTTGTATCCAACAAAAGGGAAACTAAATACGTGCAATGCTTGAGATTAGACTCGCCACTTCCCAGCCCTCAATCTGGACAGAGTTCACCTTGCCCACACTCAAATCCACTCCAGCCGGCCTGCGGTAGCGACAACACCAAGAGCAGGTCTCAGGGTCAAGCAGACTCG TTTGTCACAAGCCGTGGGAGGTCGTTAGTAGAAAAAGATGTGAAAGAAAAG GATATTTTGCAGACCAGCAAGATTCTGTCAAAGGCTCTGGAGTGGGGTGTAAAAATATTCTACATTGATG ATGTGTTGAAGTatattgagaagaaaaaaaagaccatcaCAAGCCAGTGTCCAATCCCTACTGCAGCAAAA GTGAAAGCCGCATCAACAGCAAAACCCACTTGTCAGAAATCCAAAG TAGGGCGGATCTGTAAACCTTTTATCAAGGTTGAAGATTCAAGCAG ACAGTACCGTCCGATCTACGTCAACATGACAAGCATGCCGGAGTTGAACCTGAAGACGCTTGCTCCTCATTGTCCCTTCTCGGTTGACAGTAAAGACGCTGCTGGGGATAAACAGCGAGGGAACAG TggcaaacttttggcctgtgaAGGACAAACTGCTGGTCAAAAGAAGAACAAAGACAAGAAAGGAGGCGGCTACTGTGAGTGCTGTATGGCCAAATATGGAAACTTGATGACA CACCTGCAAAGTGAACGTCACCAGTCTTTCTCCAAAAGCGATGCTTACCAAGTGTTGAACCACCTGGTATCACCCCTTCACTACAACTTCACCCGTTTCAACACTTTTATTAAAAG GCCCAAGCGCAGTGTTTCGTCTGTTCAACTTGAAATCCAACCATTTGGGGGACTTGATGTCAAAGCCCCAGAGATCATTAAAGAGGAGCAGCACCAACCTGCTGACTGCCCCAAGGAAAGGTTTTCTTTTCAAGGCACTCCACGCCCCCAGTCtgctcctcagcctcccagtgATGGCAGGACTAGTCTGACTGTCTCACACAGGTCAAAACTAAGCCTTACCTCACGTCGTAAACGGCTGTGGCCACTCAATTTGTCGGCATCCTCCCCTCAAAAAACTGCACAGGAAACTGCCCCCTCTAGTGGTGAAAGTGTGTTCCAAAGCCCCCTATTAATTCCTCAGGTCAACTTTGATGCGCAAGTACctcatacagacacacacagacatcagGAGCCACAATGTAAGTCATACTTGGGAAGCCCCGGTGTCGTCACAGATCAACAAGAGGAGACTGACGGGTACGAGAGGCCAACCAGGCAAGCCGGTGAGAACATCTCAGATCTTGATGGAGAACATCTTTCTTCACAGAGCTGCTCTCCAACCGGCACAGTGAGAAGGAAAGTCAGATATTATAAACGCCAAAGATGGAAACTGGATGCTATATGTGAAGAGGATGTAACAGAATGA
- the slc25a40 gene encoding mitochondrial glutathione transporter SLC25A40 isoform X1 codes for MSDQRPSAPAKDNGITPIQQMVASCSGALLTSLFVTPLDVVKIRLQAQKNNFSKGKLHFCQLFLFFVTRHLNVFLSPCLGKCFVYCNGLMDHICVCTNGNKAWYKSSGQFNGTADAFVKIVRNEGVRSLWSGLPPTLVMAVPATVIYFTCYDQLRARLKVKMGQHEQFAPMVSGAVARVGAASVISPIELLRTKLQSEKLSYRQLRTCVRTAVQAEGWLSLWRGLGPTLLRDVPFSAMYWYNYERGKQWLCQRYGTREPTFAMTFVSGATSGTIASILTLPFDVVKTRRQVELGELQAMNLSHKASSTITVMKKIVTQHGVQGLFAGFLPRVSKVAPACAIMISSYELGKDFFRKYNHDRVLGQMHTSNT; via the exons ATGAGCGATCAACGTCCCTCGGCACCGGCCAAAGATAACGGCATTACTCCAATCCAACAGATGGTGGCGTCCTGCTCCGGAGCGTTGCTCACTTCTCTGTTTG TTACACCTTTAGATGTTGTGAAGATCAGACTTCAAGcacagaaaaataatttctcTAAAGGTAAACTacatttttgccaattgtttttgttttttgtaacgCGTCACCTtaatgtttttctctctccatgCTTAGGAAAATGCTTTGTCTACTGCAACGGCCTTATGGaccacatttgtgtgtgtacgAATGGCAACAAGGCTTGGTATAAATCATCAGGACAGTTCAATGGCACAGCG GACGCGTTTGTCAAGATCGTACGCAACGAAGGAGTCAGGTCCTTATGGAGCGGTCTTCCTCCAACCCT TGTAATGGCCGTGCCTGCGACCGTCATCTACTTCACTTGTTACGACCAGCTGCGTGCGCGATTGAAGGTCAAGATGGGCCAACACGAGCAATTCGCTCCTATGGTGTCGGGGGCTGTCGCTAGAG TGGGCGCGGCCTCCGTGATCAGCCCAATCGAGCTTCTGCGCACCAAGCTGCAGTCAGAGAAGCTGTCGTACCGGCAGCTGAGAACCTGCGTGCGCACGGCCGTGCAGGCGGAAGGCTGGCTGTCGCTGTGGCGAGGCCTGGGGCCCACGCTGCTCCGGGACGTTCCCTTCTCCGCCATGTACTGGTATAACTACGAGCGTGGCAAGCAGTGGCTGTGTCAGCGCTACGGCACCAGGGAGCCCACCTTTGCCATGACCTTCGTGTCCGGCGCCACGTCCGGCACG ATTGCGTCCATCTTAACGTTGCCGTTTGATGTGGTCAAAACCAGAAGGCAGGTGGAACTCGGGGAGCTGCAAGCGATGAATT TATCGCACAAGGCCTCCTCCACTATCACTGTGATGAAGAAGATTGTGACGCAGCACGGCGTTCAAGGCCTGTTTGCAG GTTTCCTCCCTCGGGTGAGCAAAGTGGCGCCGGCATGCGCCATCATGATCAGCAGCTACGAGCTGGGGAAGGATTTTTTCCGCAAGTACAACCACGATCGGGTACTTGGACAAATGCACACCAGTAACACCTGA
- the dbf4 gene encoding protein DBF4 homolog A isoform X2 has translation MKHKNDTLRISKAGKSGEKKSSVKSTKSRLPLLKPLAGKVFYLDLPTNRTAESLERDIKDLGGSVDKFFSKDIKYLVSNKRETKYVQCLRLDSPLPSPQSGQSSPCPHSNPLQPACGSDNTKSRSQGQADSFVTSRGRSLVEKDVKEKDILQTSKILSKALEWGVKIFYIDDVLKYIEKKKKTITSQCPIPTAAKVKAASTAKPTCQKSKVGRICKPFIKVEDSSRQYRPIYVNMTSMPELNLKTLAPHCPFSVDSKDAAGDKQRGNSGKLLACEGQTAGQKKNKDKKGGGYCECCMAKYGNLMTHLQSERHQSFSKSDAYQVLNHLVSPLHYNFTRFNTFIKRPKRSVSSVQLEIQPFGGLDVKAPEIIKEEQHQPADCPKERFSFQGTPRPQSAPQPPSDGRTSLTVSHRSKLSLTSRRKRLWPLNLSASSPQKTAQETAPSSGESVFQSPLLIPQVNFDAQVPHTDTHRHQEPQCKSYLGSPGVVTDQQEETDGYERPTRQAGENISDLDGEHLSSQSCSPTGTVRRKVRYYKRQRWKLDAICEEDVTE, from the exons ATGAAACACAAGAATGATACGCTAAGAATAA GTAAAGCTGGCAAAAGTGGTGAGAAGAAGTCGTCAGTGAAGTCAACGAAGTCCCGTCTGCCACTGCTCAAGCCTTTAGCTGGGAAAGTCTTCTATCTTGACCTGCCGACCAACAGAACAGCAGAGTCGTTGGAGAGAGATATAAAAGACCTCGGAGGG AGTGTTGACAAGTTCTTCAGCAAAGACATCAAGTATCTTGTATCCAACAAAAGGGAAACTAAATACGTGCAATGCTTGAGATTAGACTCGCCACTTCCCAGCCCTCAATCTGGACAGAGTTCACCTTGCCCACACTCAAATCCACTCCAGCCGGCCTGCGGTAGCGACAACACCAAGAGCAGGTCTCAGGGTCAAGCAGACTCG TTTGTCACAAGCCGTGGGAGGTCGTTAGTAGAAAAAGATGTGAAAGAAAAG GATATTTTGCAGACCAGCAAGATTCTGTCAAAGGCTCTGGAGTGGGGTGTAAAAATATTCTACATTGATG ATGTGTTGAAGTatattgagaagaaaaaaaagaccatcaCAAGCCAGTGTCCAATCCCTACTGCAGCAAAA GTGAAAGCCGCATCAACAGCAAAACCCACTTGTCAGAAATCCAAAG TAGGGCGGATCTGTAAACCTTTTATCAAGGTTGAAGATTCAAGCAG ACAGTACCGTCCGATCTACGTCAACATGACAAGCATGCCGGAGTTGAACCTGAAGACGCTTGCTCCTCATTGTCCCTTCTCGGTTGACAGTAAAGACGCTGCTGGGGATAAACAGCGAGGGAACAG TggcaaacttttggcctgtgaAGGACAAACTGCTGGTCAAAAGAAGAACAAAGACAAGAAAGGAGGCGGCTACTGTGAGTGCTGTATGGCCAAATATGGAAACTTGATGACA CACCTGCAAAGTGAACGTCACCAGTCTTTCTCCAAAAGCGATGCTTACCAAGTGTTGAACCACCTGGTATCACCCCTTCACTACAACTTCACCCGTTTCAACACTTTTATTAAAAG GCCCAAGCGCAGTGTTTCGTCTGTTCAACTTGAAATCCAACCATTTGGGGGACTTGATGTCAAAGCCCCAGAGATCATTAAAGAGGAGCAGCACCAACCTGCTGACTGCCCCAAGGAAAGGTTTTCTTTTCAAGGCACTCCACGCCCCCAGTCtgctcctcagcctcccagtgATGGCAGGACTAGTCTGACTGTCTCACACAGGTCAAAACTAAGCCTTACCTCACGTCGTAAACGGCTGTGGCCACTCAATTTGTCGGCATCCTCCCCTCAAAAAACTGCACAGGAAACTGCCCCCTCTAGTGGTGAAAGTGTGTTCCAAAGCCCCCTATTAATTCCTCAGGTCAACTTTGATGCGCAAGTACctcatacagacacacacagacatcagGAGCCACAATGTAAGTCATACTTGGGAAGCCCCGGTGTCGTCACAGATCAACAAGAGGAGACTGACGGGTACGAGAGGCCAACCAGGCAAGCCGGTGAGAACATCTCAGATCTTGATGGAGAACATCTTTCTTCACAGAGCTGCTCTCCAACCGGCACAGTGAGAAGGAAAGTCAGATATTATAAACGCCAAAGATGGAAACTGGATGCTATATGTGAAGAGGATGTAACAGAATGA
- the rundc3b gene encoding RUN domain-containing protein 3B, with protein sequence MASLGAGLYVSRKRAAGRSAAVERRNLLTVCRFSVKTLLDHSCFESMDDSSAELVNFVSILEHILNHRLKGQTTWFGYESSRSFWDFVKAASSKVPHNCIRSIESMENVRSSKAKGRAWIRLVLMEKRLSEYVSSALRDIRTTRRFYEEGAIMLGEEAGLLADTLIGLNTIDFSFCLKGEGLDVSCPSVIDYTPYLKFTQSGDSISSDEEEMRTLGSSGSEHSTPDKVATAASIFTEQSNLVSKCKRFEQKYRLALEQKAYLEELVRLREAQLAEASSHHKALEQNLMDTHLSHSLEKEQLEFIILELQDQLTVLKNNDLRSRQELTAHLTNQWPSPDALDANAVALDTLLYRKSPGQWEEKSLHNLPTDMSLSQMSLEPSHTLTLEVKPHWPRQGKEQTPSLRGLCGSLTSVNSFRSLASLRSNECLASPAAEVNSPGFTPT encoded by the exons ATGGCGTCCCTTGGCGCGGGGCTGTACGTCAGTCGCAAGCGGGCAGCGGGCAGGAGCGCGGCGGTGGAGAGAAGGAACCTGCTGACCGTATGCCG GTTTTCAGTGAAAACTCTCCTGGACCACTCTTGTTTCGAGAGCATGGATGACTCATCTGCAGAGTTGGTCAACTTTGTGTCCATCCTAGAGCATATCCTCAACCATCGactgaaag GTCAGACAACGTGGTTTGGCTACGAGAGTTCCCGGAGTTTCTGGGATTTTGTCAAAGCCGCCAGCAGTAAAGTCCCTCACAATTGCATTCGAAGCATTGAGAGTATGGAGAATGTGCGGTCATCCAAAGCTAAG GGTCGAGCTTGGATCCGATTGGTTCTAATGGAGAAGAGACTGTCTGAATACGTCTCATCCGCTCTGAGGGACATAAGAACGACCAG GAGGTTTTATGAGGAGGGGGCCATCATGCTGGGAGAGGAGGCGGGGCTTCTGGCCGACACGCTCATTGGACTCAACACCATCGACTTCAG CTTCTGCCTGAAAGGCGAGGGTCTGGACGTCAGCTGCCCTTCCGTCATCGACTACACACCTTACCTGAAGTTCACTCAGAG CGGCGACAGCATCAGCAGCGACGAGGAGGAGATGCGCACCCTGGGCAGCAGCGGCAGCGAGCACAGCACCCCGGACAAGGTGGCCACGGCCGCCTCCATCTTCACCGAGCAGAGCAACCTGGTCAGCAAGTGCAAGCGCTTTGAGCAGAAATATCGCTTGGCGCTGGAGCAGAAG GCTTACCTGGAGGAGCTGGTGCGTCTGCGCGAGGCGCAGCTGGCGGAGGCGTCGTCGCACCACAAAGCTCTTGAGCAGAACCTGATGGACACACACCTGTCACACTCGCTGGAGAAGGAGCAGCTGGAGTTCATCATTTTGGAACTGCAGGATCAACT GACCGTGTTGAAGAACAACGACTTGCGGTCGCGACAGGAGCTGACGGCCCACCTGACCAATCAGTGGCCTTCTCCTGACGCTTTGGACGCCAACGCCGTTGCCTTGGACACGCTGCTGTACAGGAAGAGCCCCGGACAGTGGGAGGA GAAGAGCCTTCACAATCTGCCTACGGACATGAGCCTATCGCAGATGTCCCTCGAACCGTCACACACGCTAACGCTTGAGGTCAAACCACACTGGCCCCGCCAAG GAAAAGAGCAGACGCCGTCCCTGCGCGGTCTGTGCGGGTCTCTCACGTCCGTCAACAGTTTCAGGTCTCTGGCCAGTCTGAGGTCCAACGAGTGTCTGGCCAGTCCCGCCGCAGAAGTCAACAGCCCGGGCTTCACCCCCACATAA